From the Bacillus horti genome, the window AAGCTATATTTTATCATTCGGATCTTGTTGCTCTTTTTTACAGAGCTCGTTGTTTCAAGCTATGATGTACTAAAGCATGTCGTTAGCCCTAAGCTCAATATTCAACCGGGAATCTTTACTCTGCATACCGAGCTGGATACAGAATGGGAGATCACCATTTTATCCTTGTTGATTGCCCTTACACCTGGAACCGTTACACTAGAAATTTCTCCTCAGAGAAATATTCTATATATCCATGCTATGGACGTTCCTAAAGCGGAAGTTACCGTCACTCTGATTAAAGAGAAGTTCGAAAGAAAGATTATGGAGGTGAGCCGTAAATAATGCTAGAAACTATTGTCGTTGTATCTATGATCCTTTTAGCGATCTCTGTCCTTGCCTGCCTATTCAGAGTCATTAAAGGACCTTCGATGCCAGATCGTATCATTGCCTTGGATACAATTGGGATTAATATAATCGGTCTAGTGGCTCTCCTTTCCATTCATCTAAAAACACAGGCATTTTTTGAAATCATCCTGTTGATTGGTATCCTTGCGTTTATTGGAACAGTCGCCTTTTCAAAATATATCGAAAGGGGTGTAGTCATTGAACGTAAACGAGATTAGTACATGGATTATTGCTATTCTGATATTAATTGGAGCTATTTTAAGTGTTTTGAGTGCGTTTGGTCTGATTCGTTTGCCTGACATTTACACCCGTTCACATGCAGCGGCCAAGAGTGCAACGTTAGGAATTCTCTGTATCCTTACAGCCGTCTTTCTGTTCTTCTGGCTCATTGAGGATAATATTAGTGCTAAGGTGCTTCTAGGGATTGTCTTCGTCTTTTTAACAGCGCCAGTAGCTACACATTTAGTCACTCGTGCCGCGTATCATTCTCGGGTTCCAATGTGGGAGAAGAGTATTAGGGATGATTTAAAGCTGGCGTTAAGTGAAGAAGATTATAATGTTGAGTCATCAGAGGATGAGAATGAGGAAGAAGAAAATAAATAAAGCTCATTTTCCTGTAGGAAAAGGGCCAGAAGGTGTTGCTGTACATCCTAATGGACAGCATTTATATGTGGCAAATCAGGATGACAACAACCTATATGTCATAGATAAGGATAGCTTTGAAGTATTGTTTAAACGCCGTATAGGTGCTTGCCCTGTTCGTCTTGTTTTTTCACCTGATGGCAAATATGCTCTTATTCCAAATCGTGAATCTGGTGATCTATCTATTATTGAAACAGAGCAGCAGATTAACGGTCAGATTCGGCCTTGGGAGGTCAAACGAATTCGAGTTGGGGTGTGGCCAGGCGGAACGGTGTTTAACCCTGAGGGCTCCTATGCATACGTAGCCAATAATAAAACAGATGACATCTCTGTTATTAACATGCACACATTAAAAGAAGAAGATCGGATTGATGCAGGAATACATCCTGATGGTATTGCTTATCTAAGAAAATAATAAGTGAACTATTGCTCCAAAGGAAATCTCTTGTAGCAATGAAATCGGATTAAACTAATAAAGCCAAGGGTCTATTTACTTTTAAATAGGTCCTTGGCTTTATTTAATATATAAATCTTGATGGCATTGGCTGGCATTAACAGATCAACAATTTTTACAAAAACGGGCTTGTCTACATACTCACATAAAGTCACCATCAGCATAGAATAATTGAGAAGTGTATCCTATTTGTTGCCATAATGAAACTTTATTGAACGGGGGCTTGTTTATGAGTTCTGCAATCGCCATTCTTATATCTGTTTCAACAACGTATTCCTCCATGCTCATTAGGAGTTACTTAAGGAAGAAACGATGTTAGCTCATCTAGCATCGCCAATTTTTCACAGATTTAATCTCTTATCTTATCTACTCATAATGTTCCCCTAAACTAGATCCACCTTGTTGATAAATTTCTTTATTTCTATTATAAGCATAGATATATTTACTAGATGGTTCATCTTTAAAGACAACAATCCCATGGTATGCTCCTGCCTTAAACCATTGATGCGATATATATAGCTTTTTAATATCTGCTTCTTCGTAGTTTTTAACATTAAATAAATAATATTCTAAATCAGATTTCATTTGTACTCTTTTATTGTTAATTGAGATTGAAGAGACCTACAAATATCAGTGATATAAAATTATTAATATACCGAATATAATAACAAATAATAAAGATATCACTTATAATTGACTTACCATCGCCTCGATTTGATCCAGCCAAGCTGTACGCGTCTCCTTGTCGGAGCTCGGTACAGACTCGAAAAATACATGTTGCAGCACTTCTATGCCGCAGTATTCAAATATACCAGTGTCAGAAGTCAATAATAGCGCCTTATCCATGCCGATGGCCGCATATTGGGCATGCGATTTTCCTTGCGTGTTGAAGATTAAGGCTTTTTTGCCTTTCAGCATTCCCATTTGTTCGCCATTCACGTAACGGTAGGCAAACCCATAAGTAAAGACACGGTCAATATAGCCTTTGACGATTGCAGGCAGTCCGGTCCACCAGATCGGATAGATGAAAATGATGACGTCTGCCCACTTCAGATAATTATGCTCCTGTTCAATTTCCTCGCCAATGCCACCCAAAATTTCACTGCTGCTGACGACGGGTTGAAACTCCATCTCGTACAAATCGCGCACTACATATTCGTGTCCCTTTTGGCGAAGGCCTCGGATGGTAGCTTCCAGAATGGCATGATTAAAGCTTTCTTTTCGTGGATGAGCATACACAATTAAATGGTTCATAAGATTGACTCCTCTCAATTTTTCAGTTGTATTTTCACTACTACAAAGTTAAGTGATTAATTAATTTCAATATTATCCGGTAATGCTGAAAACAATAACTTGACCAGTATTAATTATTGATTAATCAATAATTAATAGGTAAAACATCGATTGTATTCGTTCCTCCTATTACTAATCAAAACTTTTTAAATTCACCTTTTCACCCCCATAAATTATTGATCAATCAATAATTATTAATTAAATAAATAACCAATTTCATTTGATTATTTATTTTTATCAATAAGTTCAGGGAAATCTAAGAAATAAGAGATATTACATAACATCCCTCTAGCTAGAAAAGTAGTTACTTCTCTTTCGGCATTTTCTATTCCAGCTGAGCTAAACCTCTCTAAAGTGTAACTTCTTATAAGGGCCAGACCATTCTTTGCAGCTTCCCGTATAGCTTTTTCTGTTATGGAAATTCCGATTACCTGCAAAGCGATTTCATTTGGATGTAATACAGACAGTTCTTCATAAGCTTCAATCATCTTGTTAACGAGTTGTTCTGAGCTCGACTCAACATTTTTAAAAGTTTGAATGATTCTATCAAACGCACGATCTAAGGCTGCGATAAATAGCTCTTCTTTTGTTTTAAAAAACTTAAATACATACGGCTGTGATATACCCGCTTTTTCTGCTATATGTGCAGTTGTTGTATTATAGTAACCTTTTATTGCAAATACTTCTAATCCCGCTTCAAGAATATCTTCCTTACGATTTCCCTTTTTAGGTCTTGCCATATTTAACACCCATTTCATTTATACTTATTTATTGATTGATCAATTATAAATTAATATAATACATTTTATCTCCTAATGCAAGTGCCATGACAATTTTTTAAAGTTATTTAAATATATGTTTTACAAAGACTTACCGAATATATTATATCTTTTTATTAGTATTGTAACAATTTCGTATTTAAAACGACGGAAAGAATAAGTGATGTTAGTACTGCTTTCAAACAAAAAATAAGCACCTCATTTCACTTTATTGTGATTATTGAGATGCTTAGCATTTATTGAATCATTACCTATCAGTTCTTCATTTTCGGATCTAATGCATCACGCAAGCCATCCCCAATAAGGTTAAATCCAAGGACAAGTAGCATGATAGACATCCCCGGAAATAACACTGTCCATGGTGCATTTTGGATAAACCCTCTTGAATCTGATAGCAT encodes:
- a CDS encoding TetR/AcrR family transcriptional regulator codes for the protein MARPKKGNRKEDILEAGLEVFAIKGYYNTTTAHIAEKAGISQPYVFKFFKTKEELFIAALDRAFDRIIQTFKNVESSSEQLVNKMIEAYEELSVLHPNEIALQVIGISITEKAIREAAKNGLALIRSYTLERFSSAGIENAEREVTTFLARGMLCNISYFLDFPELIDKNK
- a CDS encoding NAD(P)H-dependent oxidoreductase, whose protein sequence is MNHLIVYAHPRKESFNHAILEATIRGLRQKGHEYVVRDLYEMEFQPVVSSSEILGGIGEEIEQEHNYLKWADVIIFIYPIWWTGLPAIVKGYIDRVFTYGFAYRYVNGEQMGMLKGKKALIFNTQGKSHAQYAAIGMDKALLLTSDTGIFEYCGIEVLQHVFFESVPSSDKETRTAWLDQIEAMVSQL
- a CDS encoding YncE family protein — translated: MRKKKINKAHFPVGKGPEGVAVHPNGQHLYVANQDDNNLYVIDKDSFEVLFKRRIGACPVRLVFSPDGKYALIPNRESGDLSIIETEQQINGQIRPWEVKRIRVGVWPGGTVFNPEGSYAYVANNKTDDISVINMHTLKEEDRIDAGIHPDGIAYLRK
- a CDS encoding DUF3139 domain-containing protein, which gives rise to MKSDLEYYLFNVKNYEEADIKKLYISHQWFKAGAYHGIVVFKDEPSSKYIYAYNRNKEIYQQGGSSLGEHYE
- a CDS encoding Na+/H+ antiporter subunit E; the encoded protein is MSFQIILNLILAFVWMFLTNNWSYQGFTIGYLIGLVCIYFLRRFIPYSFYVRKLYFIIRILLLFFTELVVSSYDVLKHVVSPKLNIQPGIFTLHTELDTEWEITILSLLIALTPGTVTLEISPQRNILYIHAMDVPKAEVTVTLIKEKFERKIMEVSRK
- the mnhG gene encoding monovalent cation/H(+) antiporter subunit G, with the translated sequence MNVNEISTWIIAILILIGAILSVLSAFGLIRLPDIYTRSHAAAKSATLGILCILTAVFLFFWLIEDNISAKVLLGIVFVFLTAPVATHLVTRAAYHSRVPMWEKSIRDDLKLALSEEDYNVESSEDENEEEENK
- a CDS encoding Na(+)/H(+) antiporter subunit F1; protein product: MLETIVVVSMILLAISVLACLFRVIKGPSMPDRIIALDTIGINIIGLVALLSIHLKTQAFFEIILLIGILAFIGTVAFSKYIERGVVIERKRD